GACTCGGCGAAGATGTCGTGCAATCCGGCGATCGGCGGAATCGCCAAGGGCCACATGGTGCGTGAACTGGATGCGCTCGGTGGCGTGATGGGGGTGATCACCGATCGGGCGGGCATCCAGTTCAAGATGCTCAACCGTGCTCGTGGTCCCGCCGTGTGGTCGCCGCGCGCGCAGTGCGACAAACCGCTCTACTCGGAGGAGATGGCGCGACTCCTGGCGGCGACGCCGAACCTCGAGCGCCTCGCCGGCGTGGTCAATCGGGCGGTGATCGCATCGGGTCAGCTGGTGGCGATCGAACTGGACGACGGCCGCCGACTCGAGTGCCGGGCCGCGGTCATCACTCCGGGGACGTTTCTCAACGGCCTCATTCACGTGGGGGAACGACGCATCGAGGGCGGACGGATCGGCGAGCACGCGGCACGAGCGCTCAGCGATTGCCTCGCCGACCTGGGACTCGAACTGGGTCGCCTCAAGACCGGCACCCCGCCGCGGCTGCACCGCGACAGCATCGACTGGTCGGCCGTGGCGCCTCAGTCGGGTGATGATCCCCCTCAGCCCTTCTCGTACTGGACCGAACGGCTCGAGTTGCAGCAGGTGTTGTGTCACCTCACGCACACGAATGCGAAGACGCACCAGGTGATCCGCCGCAATCTCGCTCGCTCGCCGCTCTATTCAGGCGCGATTCGCGGCACCGGGCCGCGCTACTGCCCTTCGATCGAGGACAAGGTCGTCAAATTTCCCGAACGCGAGTCGCATCAGGTGTTCCTCGAGCCCGAGGGGCGCAGTGTGCCCGAGATCTACGTGAACGGCGTGTCGTCGAGCATGCCCGAAGAGGTGCAGCTCGAGTTCATCCGCACCATGGAGGGGCTCGAGTACGCCGAGATGATTCGACCCGGCTACGCGGTCGAATACGACTTCGTGAGTTCGCACCAATTGCGGCCGACGCTCGAGTTGAAGCAGGTGCGCGGGCTGTTCCTGGCCGGCCAAATCTGCGGAACTTCGGGCTACGAGGAGGCCGCCGCACAGGGCTGGGTCGCCGGCGTCAACGCCGCGCTGCAGGTGCTGGGGCGTGACCCGCTGGTGTTGCGACGCGATCAGGCGTACGTCGGGGTCCTGGTGGACGATCTGGTGTCGCGCGAGCACACCGAGCCCTATCGCATGTTCACATCGGCGGCCGAGCATCGGCTGCTGCTGCGCGCCGACAATGCCGACCAGCGGCTGGCTCCGATCGGACACGCACTCGGGCTGCTGAGCGATGCCCAACGGGAGCGTGTGCGCGAGAAGTACGCGGCGATCGAAGCCGAGGAGCGGCGTCTCTCGCGAATCAGCGTGAGGATTCCCGCGCACTCGCTCGCCGGTCCTGCCGGCCCTGCCGGCCCCGCCGGCTCCACGAGCTCTGCCGACCCGCCGCCGGAAGAGCCGCGGTCGGTGCGCGCACTGGAGTATCTCGCCCGGCCGGAATCGAGCCACCAGCGCCTGGCGGAGCTGGGCGTGCACAGCGAGCTGCCCGCGGCGTGGGCCGACGCGCTCGAGATCCGCACCCGCTACCGCGGCTACATCGAACGACAGGAGCGTGCGGCCGCGCGAGCGATGACGGTCGAGGGCGCTCCGATCCCGACCTCGGTCTGGGACGGTGACTTGAATGCATTGTCACGCGAAGCGCGGGAGAAGCTGTTGCGCTGGCGACCCGCGACGCTCGGTCAGGCGGCGCGAATCTCCGGCGTCTCGCCATCGGATGTCGCGGTGCTCATGGTGATGTCACGGCGACGCCCCGAAGCGGCAACGGTCGAAGCGGAGCCACTCACGCACTGACGCGATCGCGTGCGGATCGCGCAATCGGGCGAGCGGTCAGGATCCACCTTGCTATAGTGCGCCGCCATGCGCCCGATCCTCGAAATCGCCCGCCAGCTCGAACTCGATCCGGAAGCCCTCGAACCCTACGGTCGCTACAAGGCGAAGATCCCTCCCGCCGCACTCGCGGGGCGTGTCCCGCGCGGTGCGCTGGTGCTGGTATCGGCGATCACGCCGACGCCGGCTGGCGAAGGCAAGACCACCACCTCGGTCGGACTGTCGCAGGGGCTCGCGAAGATCGGCATGCGGGCCGCCGTGGCGTTGCGAGAGCCGTCGCTCGGGCCGTTTCTCGGCATGAAGGGCGGCGGAACCGGCGGTGGAGCCTCGCAGGTGGTGCCGTCGGACGACATCAATCTGCACTTCACGGGCGACATTCACGCCGTCACCAGCGCCAATAATCTGCTCGCCGCGATGCTCGACAACCACCTGCATCACGGCAATCAGCTGGGGCTCGATTCGCGCCGCGTGATCTGGCGCCGGGCGATGGACATGAACGATCGCGCTTTGCGCTTCATGGTGAGCGGGCTGGGTGGGCGCACCGAAGGGGTACCGCGCGAGACCGGTTTCGACATTTCGGCCGCCAGCGAAGT
This genomic interval from Candidatus Eisenbacteria bacterium contains the following:
- the mnmG gene encoding tRNA uridine-5-carboxymethylaminomethyl(34) synthesis enzyme MnmG → MRSDYDIVVVGAGHAGCEAAIACARLGLHTALVTVRLEDSAKMSCNPAIGGIAKGHMVRELDALGGVMGVITDRAGIQFKMLNRARGPAVWSPRAQCDKPLYSEEMARLLAATPNLERLAGVVNRAVIASGQLVAIELDDGRRLECRAAVITPGTFLNGLIHVGERRIEGGRIGEHAARALSDCLADLGLELGRLKTGTPPRLHRDSIDWSAVAPQSGDDPPQPFSYWTERLELQQVLCHLTHTNAKTHQVIRRNLARSPLYSGAIRGTGPRYCPSIEDKVVKFPERESHQVFLEPEGRSVPEIYVNGVSSSMPEEVQLEFIRTMEGLEYAEMIRPGYAVEYDFVSSHQLRPTLELKQVRGLFLAGQICGTSGYEEAAAQGWVAGVNAALQVLGRDPLVLRRDQAYVGVLVDDLVSREHTEPYRMFTSAAEHRLLLRADNADQRLAPIGHALGLLSDAQRERVREKYAAIEAEERRLSRISVRIPAHSLAGPAGPAGPAGSTSSADPPPEEPRSVRALEYLARPESSHQRLAELGVHSELPAAWADALEIRTRYRGYIERQERAAARAMTVEGAPIPTSVWDGDLNALSREAREKLLRWRPATLGQAARISGVSPSDVAVLMVMSRRRPEAATVEAEPLTH